The Nitrososphaerota archaeon DNA window AAAATTAATGGATAAAATTGCAAAAATATGTCAAGGAATTGCTAAAGCAATGATAGATGTTGGGGTAAATGTTTTATTTGTTACAGATGATTATGCAGATAGTAAAAGTCTTCTTATAAATCCAAAATTATTTAAAGAATATGAACTTCCAAATCTTAAAAAAATGGTTAATATAGGAAAAAAGCATGACGTTCCAATATTAAAACATTCTGATGGTTATCTTTATCCAATATTAGATGATATAATTAATACTGGAATATCCGGTCTTCATCCAATTGAACCTGGAGTTATGGATTTAGCATATGTAAAAGAAAAATATGGAGATAAGATTTGCTTAATAGGAAATGTAGATTGTAAATATGTTCTTCCTTATGGAACAGAAGAAGATGTAAGAAAAGATGTAAGGAGATGCATAAATGCAGCAGGTAAAGGAGGAGGATTTATTTTAACTTCAAGCAATTCTTTACATGCAAATTGTAAAATTGAGAATATATACGCAATGGTTGATGAAGCAAGGAAATATGGAAAATATAGGTTTTAAATTAAGGAATAATAAAAAAATGTTTAAATAAAACTTTCATTAGGATATTTGCTAGTAAGCCTTGAGCTTAAATACCTATTTAAAAAGACCAACAATAAGAATTGCTGGCATTTCTATTTTAGCGTCTCTTTCAGTTATATTGCAAATTATTCCTCCTATTTATTTAACACCATGGTTTATGAGAATTGATTTTGTTGCTATTCCATGGGTTTTATGTTGGATTTTTTTTGGATTAAAAGCAGCTATTTTTTGTTTACTTATAAGTATTCCACTTGTTGGTTTTTTAGGTCCATTTGCTGGTGGAATAGTAGGAATGATCATGAAATCTATCGCTAGTATATGGATGTTTTTAATTCCCGCTACTTTCTCATATAGAATTGATGGAATTGAAAAATTTTTAAAAAATAAAAAACTCTATTTAATTTCAAGTGTTATAGCAATAATTTTAAGAGATATTATTACAGTTATCTTTAATCTATATTTTGCTATTCCAGTATTTTTTGGAATGAGTACTGAACAAGTAATCGAATTCTTTACTAATCCTAAATTTCAAAGTTTTATTGGACATTTATTTGGCTTAATTGGTTTTGGAGCATATTTTATTGAAATAACATTTTGGAATACAATTCAAAGTATAATAGATTTATATGTTTCATGGTTTATTGGAATTATAATTTTAAAAAGATTAGCTTACTAATTTATTTTTTGACTTCTATATTTAAAAACTTATTTCTATCTTAAACTTATTTTAATTAAGTGTTATAAGATGATTGCTGAAATTATTTCAATAGGTAATGAACTTTTAATAGGTAAAGTTTTAAATACAAATGCTCAATGGCTTTGTAGACGCTTAACTAGTTTAGGAATTAATGTTAGAAGAGTTACAGTTGTACCAGATGATCTGAATGAAATTTCAAATTGTTTAAATGAAAGCATTTCAAGAAAACCAAATTATATTTTCACAACTGGTGGGCTTGGGCCTACTTTTGATGATATGACTCTTAAAGCATTTTCTATTGCATTTAATCTTGAATTAATTTTAAATGAAGAAGCATTAAGAATGATATCTTTAAAAATTGAAGAATTAGCTAAAAGAGGAATTATTAAACATAAAGAATTAACTCCTTATAGACTTAAAATGGCTTCTCTTCCAAAAGGAAGTGAACCTTTACCAAATCCTGTTGGAACTGCTCCAGGAGTATATCTTTTTTTAAACAATTGTGAAATATACATTTTGCCAGGAGTACCTGAAGAAATGAAAGCTATTTTTGAAGAAAGTATTTTTCCAAGAATTAAAGAAAAATCTAAGCTTAAATTTATTGAGAAAAGTTTAAGACTAGTTGGTATAGCAGAATCAGATTTATCTCCAATAATTGAGCAAGCTATGAAAAATAATCCTGGAATATATATAAAATCTCATCCAAAACGTGGAGAGGGCACGTCAATAATAGAACTTCATTTTTCAACAATGAAAGAAGAAATTAAAGAAGGAGAAAAAATTATAAATAAAGCTATTGAAGAAATTTCTTCACAAATTATTAAAAAAGGAGCCAATATTGGAGAAATTTCTTAATATTTTAAATAAATTAAAAAGCTAAATTTTATTTATCTTTTTTCAGTTTTTCTAAGTTTTTCCTTAGGTTCCCATCTAAATCTCCATAACCCTTTACCAAACGATTCTACAGCTATTTCTAATTCTTCAGCTAACATATCATTAATAAGAGCTTCATCAGCTAATGGGGATATTATTAAATCTGTTAATACTTCTTTTGATTCAATATCTTCAGTTATTACTTTAACTAATGCTTTCTTTAAATAATGCCATGCTTTTAAAGGTCCACCAGCAGTATCCAATGTTACTTCAATAGTTTCTTCAGGAGGCCATATTTTTAAATCCTTTGCAATATTTATAGGTATAAGTAATTGTGGAACTGGTGCTTCATAACCACTATTTAATAATGCTATTGTTTCAATGATTTTATTATTTAACTTTATTCTTAATTTTAGCCTTACTGCCATGATTAATTACCTTAATTCGCCCGATACGCGCAATACTTTTAATTTTAATTCTACCTACATAAGGTCTTATTTTCTTAACAGACATACATTAAAAATAGAAAAATACTCATTTATAAAGATTATGACATTTATAGATGTTGGCTTTTATGATCATCTATAAGATATAAAGAAAATTTAAGATTGTATTCCTTAGTTTAATAAAAATTCTAAGATGTATATCATTGTATAGGTTTAACATCTATAAATGCTATTTCGTATCTTTTTCTTATTTTTTCAAGTTTCTTCTTAATTTTCTTTGAGAAAATAGAGAAATATTCTGGTGGAATGTATATTGTTACAATATCTTCTTTTACTTCTACTTCATAATCTGGTATATATTTTTCAATTGTTTTTTCTATGAAAAATTTTATTCTTGGCACTTTTTCTTTTTCTTTATCTTTTACTGGAACAACAAAGGATTTTTCACCAAAAACATATAATTCATACTCAGGTATTCCAGATAAGAAATCTTTTACAACAACCACTGGTCTAGCTAAATCATATTTCTTTAATCCATGTGGAATTTTAACAGTTGTTTCAATTGTATAAACCTTAGTTACTATTCCCATATTCATAAATACTACTGTATCTATTATTGATGGAATTATTCCTAATTCTGCTCTATTAGCAAATCTTTGTATTGCATCTATTGGAGAAGTGGCATGCACAACTCCAATAGCTCCTATTCCAGCAAGTCTTAAATCCATGAATATATTAAAATCTTCATCATTTCTTAATTCATCAAAAATTGTATAATCTGGCCTACTTAATAATAAAACATCATGTATTTCACTTGAAGTTGCTGCACTTTTAGAATATTGCGTTATATCTAATGGAAGTTGTAAATCTCTTGGGCTTTCAACAGTTTTAACAATTTTACCTTTATTCCTATAAAATTCTGCTAATGCTTGAGCTAATGTTGTTTTTCCCATTCCTGGTGCACCTGCAATAAGAATTCCTTCAGCTTGTTTTTCAAATCTTTCAATAAGTTTTATTGGTAAACCATAATCTTCTAAACTAAGTTTAGCAATAGGTTTTACAGCTGTAAGTTCTAAACCATCAGAGAATGGGGGCCTAGTTATTACAATTCTAATATCGTTTAATTGTACAATCATTGTTCCACCTTTATTAATTTCTACAAAACCACTTCCAGTTTGAGAAACTTGTACTTTTTCTAATATATTTGCTATTATTGATTCTAATTCTTCTCTTGTTATTTCTTTTTCTCCAATTTGTTCGAAAACCCATTTTCCTGGAATTCCTCTTTTTACACGTGGTATTACTCCTTCCTTTAAATGTACTGACATAACATTTTCAGTAAAGAATTCTTCAAGTTTTAATTTTGTTTCAGGTAATTCAAAAAGAACTTTTATACCCATTGCTTCAGCTACTTTTAAAGTTATTGGATCACAAGAAATAAGATATCCATCTTTTTTTAATGCTAATTCTCTAATGGCTGATTTAAAATCAATTTCTTTTTCATTATTATCTACAAACTCTATTTCTATTCCTTTTTCATTAGCTATTTCTCTAAGCTTTTTTAAAGCTTTTAAACCTAAATCATCACCACTAATGGCCTTTTTCTCAAATTCTGAAAGAATTGCTTTATGAATTAAAATTTTTCCATGAACCTTATTATCACTAATCAAACGAGACAATATATTTGTCTCTATAGCTGAAATATCTGGTATATATACGCTTTCTTTTTTCATGAATCATGAATACACCTATTAATTTGACTTAGTTAAAACCTACTGCTTAATAAAGTTTTTATTTCTATATTAAAGGATTTTTCCCAATAAATACGTTGCTTTAATAGATTCTATTTCAACATTTATTATTTTTCCTAATAAGTTTTCATTCGATTTTACTACTACTGGTTTGTAAGAAATATTTCTGCCTATCCATGTATTCCCACAGCCTTTCTCATCAATTAATATTTTTCCAACCCATCCAATATATTCCATATTTTTCTCATAGGAAATTTTCCTCGATAATTCAAAAATTTCTCTTACTCTTTTTTTAATCATTTCAAATGGTAAAGTAGGTTTTCCCTCTAAAGGAGTTTTTGGTCTTGGGAAAAATTTTGAAATATTTACTATATCAGGTTTTATTTCCTTAATCAACTTTATTGTTTCTTCAAAATCTTTTTCTTCTTCTGTTGGAAATCCAACAATTATATCTGTTGATAAAGTTAAGTTATTATTCTCTTTCCTAAATTCATTAATTATTTTTTTACAATCTTCAACCGTATATCCTCTATTCATATCTTTTAAAACTTTATTCGATCCTGATTGAATTGGCAAATGTAAAAATTTGAATATTTTTTCATTTTTAAAAGAAATAGCTAATTCTTTATAAATTGGCAAAACTGTTCTTGGATTCATCATTCCTACTCTTATAAAAAATTCTCCAGGAATTTTATTTATTTCATTTAAAAGTTCTGGAAGCCTATATCCATTATAATTATATGCGGATAAATCTTGGGACGTAAGCCAAATTTCCTTAAATCCATTATTAATAAAATTCCTTAAATCTTCTAATATTTTTTCATGAGGATAGCTTTGTAATCTTCCTCTTGCAAATCTTACACAACAATAACTGCAAGCAGAAGTGCATCCTTCTGCTATTTGAATTATTCCTATTACTTTACTTGAAGATTTTTTCGGTAAACAAGGTTTTATAGGGGATTTTTCTGAAAAAACAATTATTCCTTTCTCTCCATTTAAAACTCTTAAGCAAATCTCAGAAATCTTATCTATTGAAAAAGGATCTATTATTGCTGAAAAATTTGGAGCCGCTTTAATTACTTTCTCAAAAACAATTTTTGGTAAACAGCCAGCAATAATTATTTTTTTTCCTAATGTAGATAGTTTCTTTATTCTATTCAAAATTTTATCTTCGGTAGGCTTTTTTACACCACATGTATTAATTATTATTATTTCAGCTTCCTCAATATTTGATTTTTGAAAACCATTTTCTAATAAAATTCCTTCCATTATTTCTGAATCTGATTTATTTGAAGTACAACCATAGGTTTCTATATAGTATTTCAACGATTTTATTCACCATGAAATGAATATTTTTATATAATTTAGGAGTTATTCTTAAAATTTCCATAAAATAAATTATTTATAAAAACTTTTACCATATTTAATAAGATTAATAAGATATATATTTTAAGATAAATTTATATAATACTCTTTCTAAGAAAATATTAGTTATGTTAAGGGATACTGAATTTAAAGAAAGATTATTAAGATTACTTAAGGAAGATATAGAGTTCCGTCATGCAGTTACTGGACTTATAGGCTTAGAAGAAATAATGAGAAGGCTTGATAAACATGGAGAAATACTTATGAAATTAAGAGAAGAAATGATAAAAAGTTTTGAAACTAATGATAATAATTTAAAACAGCTTAGAGAAGAAATAAGTAAGAGTTTTAAAAGATACGATATAGAATTTGAAAGAATTAGAAAAGATACTATTAATGCTATAAAAAGCTTTGAAAAATATGATAAAGAACTTGAAAGTTTTAAAAGACATTTATTAAATTTAAACATTTATTGGGATTTAATAAGTGAAAAAGCTTTAAAAGAAAAATTAAGAGAAATGCTTGATAAAGAAATTGGTTTAAAAATTGAAAAATGGGTTTATTATGATAATGAAGGTATAGTATATGGTTATCCAAGCCAAATAGAGGCAAATATTGTTTCTTATAATAAAAATATAGTTTTAATTGAATTTTTACCATATGTAGGAGCTTTAGATGTAGAAAATTTTAAGAAAAAAGCTATGCTTTATGAAAAAATAACTGGAAAAAAATTATCAAGATTAATTATAATAACTCCTTATGCTGATGAAAAATCATTAGGAGTTGCTAAAGAATTAGAAGTAGAAATCCATATTAAAATATGAATAAATTCTTAGTTTTCCTCTTATTTTCAAAAAGTATTAAAAAGGATTTTTAATTTTTTATATTTTTTAAAATTATTTCTTTTTAAAGAAAAGCCAATTTTTTGATTTTTTCATTCTAATAAGTGCATAAAATCCATTTAATTTTTTGCCATTTATTTCTATAACAATTTTATCTTCTTCTCTTTCTATTAACTTATAGGTCCCTTTATCCCATATTTCAACCTTTCCAGCTCCATATTCTCCTTCTGGTATTATACCTTCAAAATTTGCATATTCTATTGGATGATCTTCAACTTCTACAGCTAACCTTTTAATACCTATTGAAATAGGCGGTTCTTTAGGTATGGCCCATGATTTTAAAACACCATTCATTTCAAGACGTAAATCATAATGCAAATGTCGAGCAGCATGTTTTTGAATAACGTATATTTTTCCTTCTCCCATTTTTAATTTACCTTTTGGCTCGGATGTTTTTTCAAAATTTCTCTTTTTCCAATATTCATTTAAACTCATTCCAATTTATATTAAAATCATAATTATTAATTAATTTTTCATTAAATCATTATTTAATGAATTAATAAAATTTTAAATATTAAAAGCTTAATTGCAATATAATAAACTATGAGAAGTGATTCTTTTTGATAGAAGGTTTTAATCCAATTTTGCAAACACTTTTTGCAACATTATTCACATGGTTTGTTACGGCTTTAGGTGCAGCTACTGTATTTGCATTTAAGAATATTAATAGGAAATTACTTGATGGAATGCTTGGATTTGCAGCTGGTGTTATGATTTCTGCTAGTTATTGGTCTTTGCTTGCTCCATCAATTGAATTAACAAAAGAAATTAATTCAACTTCTTTTATTTGGCTTCCACCAACAATAGGATTTTTGATAGGTTCTATTTCTTTATTCCTCATAGATAGAATCCTCCCTCATTTGCATTTATATACTAAAGTTGAGAAACCTGAAGGGATTAAAACTAATTTGCAAAAAACTATCCTTTTAACTCTTGCAGTAACATTACATAATATTCCAGAAGGCCTTGCAATTGGTGTTGCTTTTGGTGCTATTGAATATGGAATTCCATCTGCTAGTTTATCAGGAGCTATTGCATTAGCTATTGGTATAGGAATTCAGAACTTTCCTGAGGGAATAGCAATTTCAATGCCTTTAAGAGGAGAAGGTATTTCTAGATTAAAAAGTTTTTGGTATGGACAATTATCTGCAATTGTTGAGCCTATTGCAGGTATTATTGGAGCTTCTATTGTTTTAATTTCTAGGTCTATACTTCCATATGCATTAAGCTTTGCAGCAGGAGCTATGATATTTGTTGTAGTTGAGGAATTAATTCCAGAATCTCAAATGCATGGAAATACGGATTTTGCTACTATAAGTGCGATTTTTGGTTTTGTAGTAATGATGGCTCTTGATGTAGCATTTTCATAGACTATAAAAAAGCTTATATAAAGTTTCATTTTTAAAAAATATTGAATAATAAAAAGTGACTTAAATGATATTGAATGATAAGATAAAGAGAGAAATAGTTAATATTCAAGAAAGTGAAATTAGTGAGTATTTTATTTATAAAAAATTATCAAAATCAATTAAAGATGTTAATAATAAAAAAATATTAGAACAAATATCAAATGAAGAATTGAAGCATTATAATTTATGGAAAGAATATACTGGAAAAGAAGTAAAACCAAATAAATTGAAAATATGGAAATATTTTATAATTTCAAAAATTTTTGGAATAACTTTTGGATTAAAATTAATGGAGAAGGGAGAAGAAAAAGCTCAAATAAAATATAAAGAAATTTCTAAAGTTATACCACTTGCTGAAGAAATTGAAAAAGATGAAAATGAGCATGAAAAACAAATTTTAAATTTAATTGAAGAAGAAAAACTTAAGTATGTTGGTTCTATGGTTCTTGGATTGAATGATGCACTTGTAGAATTTACTGGAACACTTGCTGGATTAACTTTTGCTCTTCAAAAAACAAGCTTAATTGCAATGGCAGGCTTAATAGCTGGAATCGCTGCTTCTTTTTCTATGGCAGCATCAGAATATTTATCTACAAAAGCAGAGGAAGGAGCTAGGGAACCTTTAAAAGCATCAATTTATACAGGAATAGCTTATATATTTACAGTTTTATTTTTAATCTTTCCATATTTAATTTTAATAAATCCGTATTTTTCTCTTAGTTTAACAATTTTTAATGCTATAATAGTTATTTTCATTTTTACTTTTTATATTTCTATAGCAAAGGATATTTCATTTAAGAAGAGATTCCTTGAAATGATTTCGATTAGTTTAGGTATTGCTGCATTATCTTTTTTAATAGGTTTTTTAGTAAGAATTTTCTTAGGAATAGAAATTTAAAAAATATATATACTTAAAAAGCAATAATAAAAATGATGAAATATGGAGAAAAATAAATTTTATGTTTTACCAAAACTGCCTTATGGATATTCAGATTTAAAACCATACATTTCTGAAGAACAATTAAAAATACATTATGAAAAACATCATCAAGCTTATGTTAATACTGCTAATTCGATTCTTCAAAGAATAGATAATGCAAGAAAAAATAACATCGATATAGATATGAAATCTACTTTAAAAGAACTTTCTTTTAATATAGGAGGACATTTATTACATTCGCTTTTTTGGAATAATTTAGCACCAGCTGGTAAAGGTGGTGGAAAGCCAGGAGGAATTTTAGAAGATACATTGAATAATGAATTTGGTAGTTTTGAAAGATTTAAAAAAGAATTTACTCAAGCTACTCTTAGTGTAGAAGGTTCAGGATGGGGAGCATTAGCTTTTTGTAAACAAACTGGTAGGCCAATAATTATGCAAATAGAAAAGCATAATACTAATGTATATCCTACTTTTAGAATCCTTATGGTTTTTGATGTTTTTGAGCATGCATATTATATTGATTATAGAAATGATAGAGCAAAATTCATTGATGCTTTATGGAATATTGTAAATTGGGATGAAGTAAATAAAAGGCTTGAAGAATTATTAAAATGATTTTTATGAAAAGCGTGTCTAATAAAACTCTTATTGCTTATGTAACAAAAGGAGGAGCAACAAAAGAAGCTGCTTATATTATTGCAAATATTCTAAAAGATAAATATGGATTTGATGTAGATTTAATCAATCTTAAGGAAAATCCAAATCCTGATCTTAAATTGTATAAAAATGTTATTATTGGTTATGGTATTAGAGCACAAAGAGTTTACAGAGAAGCTTTAGATTTCTTTAAGAGAAATGATCTTAAAGATAAAAAAATAGCAATATTTATTTTATCTCTTGAAGCTGGAAATCCTAAAAGCTATGAAAATGCTATTAAAAAATATATAAAAAACATCTTAGAAAAATACTCTAACGTGAAACCTATTGCTATTGAAGCTTTTGGAGGAAGGATAAGAATACTTGGTTTTAATATTGTAAATAATTTTAATATCGAAAAAATTAAAGCATGGGCAGAAGAACTTGGTAAAAAGCTTAAAGAATAAAAATTATGATTTCTTTAAGAATCTAAAAAACTTAAATTTAAGTAAGCTGAAAAATATAACTAATGAAAAAACCAATTTATTATAGGGACTAAAAATGGGTATTACATATATTGAGGGTAAAGTAAGAGGGCCAACTGGTAAAGAAGAACAAGTACGCTTTCTTATAGATAGTGGAGCAACTTATACTCTTCTTCCAGAAAAAGTATGGAAAGCTATAGAACTTTCACCAATGCGTGAGCATATATTTACTCTTGCAGATGGAAGAACAATTAGTCGAAAAGTTTCAGAATGCTATATTATATTGCCATATGGAGAAGCACATACTCCAGTCATACTTGGAGAAGCTGATGATGAAGCTCTTTTAGGAGTTGTTACTTTAGAAATACTGGGTTTAGTTTTCAATCCATTTAAAAGAAGATTAGAACCTATGCGTATGCTATTAGCAATAATAAAGAAGACGAAAAGCAAATAACTTGAATGTCTTCTTTCAGTTTTAATAAAAATACTTAGCTTTTTTAAAAATATTAAAATTTTTTACTTAATTTTAAATAAAGTTTTTAAATTCATTTTTCCCTAAAAATTATATGAAAATTGAAGTTATTTTAGATACTGAAGAACTACCTAAAGAATGGTATAATATCCTACCAGATTTACCAGAAAAACTTCCTGAACCAAAAGATCCAGAAAATGAACAATCAAGAATAAAATTATTGCCAAGAATTTTTCTTAAAACATGCTTAGAACAAGAATTTTCTAATGAAAGATGGATAAAAATACCTGAAGAATTAAGAGAACTTTTAATAAGGTCTGGTAGACCAAGACCTTTATTTAGAGCGATTGGTTTAGAAAAAACATTGAAACTTCCAAAAAATATAAAGATTTTTTATAAATCTGAATTTTATTCTCCAACAGGTTCACATAAAGTTAATACAGCATTAGCACAATGTTTTTATGCTAAAGAAGAAGGTAATGAGACAGTAGTAACAGAAACTGGTGCAGGACAATGGGGGTCAGCTCTTTCTTATGCTGCAAGTTTGCTTGATTTAAAATGTAGAGTTTATTGGGTAAAAGCAGCTCATGATATGAAACCTGAAAGAAAAATTTTAATGTTAAGCTATGGTGCTGAAGTTTTACCTTCTCCAAGTAATAGAACTGAATATGGAAAAAACATTTTAAAAGAAGATCCAAACCATCCAGGTTCTTTAGGAATAGCTATTTCAGAATCTATTGAAGATGTTTTAAAATCAGAAAAAACAATTTATTGTGTAGGTAGTGTATTAAACTTTGTATTATTACATCAAACAATAATTGGATTAGAAACAATAAAACAATTTGAAAAAATAGATTTAAAACCAACAATAATGATAGGTTGCTTAGGTGGAGGAAGCAATTTTGGTGGCTTTGTTTTACCATGGATAGGAAAAATGATTAAAAATAAAGAAAAAATAAGGTTTATGGCTTCTCAAAGTATTGAAGCACCAAATTTAGTTAAAGGAGAATATAGATATGATTTTGCAGACCATGCAAGAAAAACT harbors:
- a CDS encoding uroporphyrinogen decarboxylase family protein gives rise to the protein PLKKEDIVIMGQVHSGWHMAFQVRGGIDKLVIDFYRNQNFARKLMDKIAKICQGIAKAMIDVGVNVLFVTDDYADSKSLLINPKLFKEYELPNLKKMVNIGKKHDVPILKHSDGYLYPILDDIINTGISGLHPIEPGVMDLAYVKEKYGDKICLIGNVDCKYVLPYGTEEDVRKDVRRCINAAGKGGGFILTSSNSLHANCKIENIYAMVDEARKYGKYRF
- a CDS encoding ECF transporter S component, whose protein sequence is MSLNTYLKRPTIRIAGISILASLSVILQIIPPIYLTPWFMRIDFVAIPWVLCWIFFGLKAAIFCLLISIPLVGFLGPFAGGIVGMIMKSIASIWMFLIPATFSYRIDGIEKFLKNKKLYLISSVIAIILRDIITVIFNLYFAIPVFFGMSTEQVIEFFTNPKFQSFIGHLFGLIGFGAYFIEITFWNTIQSIIDLYVSWFIGIIILKRLAY
- a CDS encoding molybdopterin-binding protein; this translates as MIAEIISIGNELLIGKVLNTNAQWLCRRLTSLGINVRRVTVVPDDLNEISNCLNESISRKPNYIFTTGGLGPTFDDMTLKAFSIAFNLELILNEEALRMISLKIEELAKRGIIKHKELTPYRLKMASLPKGSEPLPNPVGTAPGVYLFLNNCEIYILPGVPEEMKAIFEESIFPRIKEKSKLKFIEKSLRLVGIAESDLSPIIEQAMKNNPGIYIKSHPKRGEGTSIIELHFSTMKEEIKEGEKIINKAIEEISSQIIKKGANIGEIS
- a CDS encoding ATPase, T2SS/T4P/T4SS family, translating into MKKESVYIPDISAIETNILSRLISDNKVHGKILIHKAILSEFEKKAISGDDLGLKALKKLREIANEKGIEIEFVDNNEKEIDFKSAIRELALKKDGYLISCDPITLKVAEAMGIKVLFELPETKLKLEEFFTENVMSVHLKEGVIPRVKRGIPGKWVFEQIGEKEITREELESIIANILEKVQVSQTGSGFVEINKGGTMIVQLNDIRIVITRPPFSDGLELTAVKPIAKLSLEDYGLPIKLIERFEKQAEGILIAGAPGMGKTTLAQALAEFYRNKGKIVKTVESPRDLQLPLDITQYSKSAATSSEIHDVLLLSRPDYTIFDELRNDEDFNIFMDLRLAGIGAIGVVHATSPIDAIQRFANRAELGIIPSIIDTVVFMNMGIVTKVYTIETTVKIPHGLKKYDLARPVVVVKDFLSGIPEYELYVFGEKSFVVPVKDKEKEKVPRIKFFIEKTIEKYIPDYEVEVKEDIVTIYIPPEYFSIFSKKIKKKLEKIRKRYEIAFIDVKPIQ
- a CDS encoding tRNA (N(6)-L-threonylcarbamoyladenosine(37)-C(2))-methylthiotransferase; amino-acid sequence: MKYYIETYGCTSNKSDSEIMEGILLENGFQKSNIEEAEIIIINTCGVKKPTEDKILNRIKKLSTLGKKIIIAGCLPKIVFEKVIKAAPNFSAIIDPFSIDKISEICLRVLNGEKGIIVFSEKSPIKPCLPKKSSSKVIGIIQIAEGCTSACSYCCVRFARGRLQSYPHEKILEDLRNFINNGFKEIWLTSQDLSAYNYNGYRLPELLNEINKIPGEFFIRVGMMNPRTVLPIYKELAISFKNEKIFKFLHLPIQSGSNKVLKDMNRGYTVEDCKKIINEFRKENNNLTLSTDIIVGFPTEEEKDFEETIKLIKEIKPDIVNISKFFPRPKTPLEGKPTLPFEMIKKRVREIFELSRKISYEKNMEYIGWVGKILIDEKGCGNTWIGRNISYKPVVVKSNENLLGKIINVEIESIKATYLLGKIL
- a CDS encoding DUF3782 domain-containing protein; its protein translation is MLRDTEFKERLLRLLKEDIEFRHAVTGLIGLEEIMRRLDKHGEILMKLREEMIKSFETNDNNLKQLREEISKSFKRYDIEFERIRKDTINAIKSFEKYDKELESFKRHLLNLNIYWDLISEKALKEKLREMLDKEIGLKIEKWVYYDNEGIVYGYPSQIEANIVSYNKNIVLIEFLPYVGALDVENFKKKAMLYEKITGKKLSRLIIITPYADEKSLGVAKELEVEIHIKI
- a CDS encoding DNA polymerase ligase N-terminal domain-containing protein, with translation MSLNEYWKKRNFEKTSEPKGKLKMGEGKIYVIQKHAARHLHYDLRLEMNGVLKSWAIPKEPPISIGIKRLAVEVEDHPIEYANFEGIIPEGEYGAGKVEIWDKGTYKLIEREEDKIVIEINGKKLNGFYALIRMKKSKNWLFFKKK
- a CDS encoding ZIP family metal transporter, which codes for MIEGFNPILQTLFATLFTWFVTALGAATVFAFKNINRKLLDGMLGFAAGVMISASYWSLLAPSIELTKEINSTSFIWLPPTIGFLIGSISLFLIDRILPHLHLYTKVEKPEGIKTNLQKTILLTLAVTLHNIPEGLAIGVAFGAIEYGIPSASLSGAIALAIGIGIQNFPEGIAISMPLRGEGISRLKSFWYGQLSAIVEPIAGIIGASIVLISRSILPYALSFAAGAMIFVVVEELIPESQMHGNTDFATISAIFGFVVMMALDVAFS
- a CDS encoding VIT1/CCC1 transporter family protein, whose translation is MILNDKIKREIVNIQESEISEYFIYKKLSKSIKDVNNKKILEQISNEELKHYNLWKEYTGKEVKPNKLKIWKYFIISKIFGITFGLKLMEKGEEKAQIKYKEISKVIPLAEEIEKDENEHEKQILNLIEEEKLKYVGSMVLGLNDALVEFTGTLAGLTFALQKTSLIAMAGLIAGIAASFSMAASEYLSTKAEEGAREPLKASIYTGIAYIFTVLFLIFPYLILINPYFSLSLTIFNAIIVIFIFTFYISIAKDISFKKRFLEMISISLGIAALSFLIGFLVRIFLGIEI
- a CDS encoding superoxide dismutase encodes the protein MEKNKFYVLPKLPYGYSDLKPYISEEQLKIHYEKHHQAYVNTANSILQRIDNARKNNIDIDMKSTLKELSFNIGGHLLHSLFWNNLAPAGKGGGKPGGILEDTLNNEFGSFERFKKEFTQATLSVEGSGWGALAFCKQTGRPIIMQIEKHNTNVYPTFRILMVFDVFEHAYYIDYRNDRAKFIDALWNIVNWDEVNKRLEELLK
- a CDS encoding flavodoxin domain-containing protein, whose amino-acid sequence is MKSVSNKTLIAYVTKGGATKEAAYIIANILKDKYGFDVDLINLKENPNPDLKLYKNVIIGYGIRAQRVYREALDFFKRNDLKDKKIAIFILSLEAGNPKSYENAIKKYIKNILEKYSNVKPIAIEAFGGRIRILGFNIVNNFNIEKIKAWAEELGKKLKE
- a CDS encoding aspartyl protease family protein, with product MGITYIEGKVRGPTGKEEQVRFLIDSGATYTLLPEKVWKAIELSPMREHIFTLADGRTISRKVSECYIILPYGEAHTPVILGEADDEALLGVVTLEILGLVFNPFKRRLEPMRMLLAIIKKTKSK
- a CDS encoding TrpB-like pyridoxal phosphate-dependent enzyme is translated as MKIEVILDTEELPKEWYNILPDLPEKLPEPKDPENEQSRIKLLPRIFLKTCLEQEFSNERWIKIPEELRELLIRSGRPRPLFRAIGLEKTLKLPKNIKIFYKSEFYSPTGSHKVNTALAQCFYAKEEGNETVVTETGAGQWGSALSYAASLLDLKCRVYWVKAAHDMKPERKILMLSYGAEVLPSPSNRTEYGKNILKEDPNHPGSLGIAISESIEDVLKSEKTIYCVGSVLNFVLLHQTIIGLETIKQFEKIDLKPTIMIGCLGGGSNFGGFVLPWIGKMIKNKEKIRFMASQSIEAPNLVKGEYRYDFADHARKTPLLKMYTLGHEYIGKSIYAEGLRYHAAAPIISLLKHLGFIEAVTYTQEEVIKAAKLFVKSEGFIPAPESSYAIKAAIDEALKAKRENREEVIVFNISGHGFLDMKFYEEVSKARI